One window of Methanogenium organophilum genomic DNA carries:
- the sucD gene encoding succinate--CoA ligase subunit alpha, with protein sequence MIYGDHTTGVIVQGATGNQGAFHINLMNQYARETGGRGVVAGVTPGKGGQTVHGVPVYNSVREAMAEHDATTSVLFVPGFAAGDSIMEGASAGLELVVAITEGIPVHDTMRSLAFARMEGCTVIGPNCPGTLSPGELKLGIMPPHLAMPGNVGIISRSGTLTYEVINELTRAGIGQSTVVGIGGDPVIGQTFTEVLERFESDPQTKAVVLIGEVGGNLEEEGARSTNLPLVSYIAGISAPPEKRMGHAGAIIEGGEGDAVSKIARLSRLGIPVAGKPSDIPELVRELL encoded by the coding sequence ATGATATACGGAGACCATACGACCGGCGTCATCGTCCAGGGTGCCACCGGCAACCAGGGTGCATTCCACATCAATCTGATGAACCAGTACGCACGGGAGACCGGCGGACGCGGGGTAGTCGCAGGCGTCACCCCCGGAAAGGGCGGCCAGACGGTTCACGGTGTCCCGGTGTATAACAGCGTGCGCGAGGCAATGGCAGAGCACGATGCGACCACCTCGGTTCTCTTTGTGCCCGGTTTTGCGGCAGGCGACTCCATCATGGAGGGAGCCAGCGCCGGTCTTGAACTCGTGGTCGCCATCACCGAGGGTATCCCGGTGCATGACACCATGCGGTCCCTTGCGTTTGCCCGGATGGAGGGGTGCACGGTCATCGGGCCCAACTGCCCCGGCACGCTCTCCCCGGGTGAGCTGAAACTCGGCATCATGCCACCCCACCTTGCCATGCCCGGCAACGTGGGTATCATCTCCCGGAGCGGAACACTCACCTACGAGGTCATCAACGAACTGACACGGGCAGGCATCGGCCAGTCCACTGTCGTCGGTATCGGCGGCGACCCGGTCATCGGCCAGACCTTCACCGAGGTTTTGGAACGGTTTGAATCCGATCCGCAGACAAAGGCCGTTGTGCTGATCGGTGAAGTCGGCGGAAACCTCGAAGAGGAGGGAGCGAGATCAACGAACCTCCCGCTGGTATCCTATATCGCAGGCATATCCGCCCCGCCGGAGAAACGGATGGGCCACGCAGGCGCCATCATCGAAGGCGGCGAAGGCGATGCCGTCTCAAAGATTGCACGGCTCAGTCGGTTGGGCATCCCGGTCGCGGGAAAACCCTCTGATATTCCGGAGCTGGTGCGGGAGCTGTTATGA
- a CDS encoding fumarate hydratase, with protein MPELQEQERIRAAVAQATADALREAEIHLPPDVKAALKSAYAAEESPVARSELEAIFENIETAERRNVPICQDTGVPVVYITIPPAVPYTDAITEGVRDGVRQATKEVPLRPNVVSPCTRENSGDNCGAGMPAVHISPGDTFTLTVLPKGAGSENVSALRMFLPSETGKIAQFITECMLRAGGKPCPPVILGIGIGSTADGAAALAKEALLEPLGEMTAFEQEIYNAVNALGIGPMGLGGKTTCLGVRIRKGGCHTASLPVALNVQCWAARRATVEVQYP; from the coding sequence ATGCCTGAATTACAAGAACAGGAGAGAATACGCGCCGCCGTTGCACAGGCAACTGCTGACGCACTGAGAGAGGCGGAAATCCACCTCCCACCCGATGTCAAAGCGGCACTGAAGAGCGCATACGCAGCAGAAGAGAGTCCTGTTGCCCGCAGCGAACTCGAAGCCATATTTGAAAACATCGAAACTGCAGAGAGACGAAATGTCCCTATCTGCCAGGACACCGGCGTCCCGGTGGTCTATATCACGATACCACCCGCGGTCCCGTACACGGATGCCATCACCGAAGGCGTGCGTGACGGCGTGCGGCAGGCGACCAAAGAGGTGCCGCTGCGCCCCAATGTCGTCTCCCCGTGCACACGGGAAAATTCAGGCGACAACTGCGGTGCAGGGATGCCCGCCGTGCATATCTCGCCGGGCGATACGTTCACCCTCACGGTGCTCCCCAAAGGGGCCGGGTCGGAGAATGTCTCCGCACTGCGGATGTTCCTGCCGTCCGAGACCGGAAAGATTGCGCAGTTCATCACGGAGTGCATGCTCCGTGCCGGGGGAAAACCCTGCCCGCCGGTGATCTTAGGCATCGGCATCGGCTCCACTGCTGACGGGGCGGCAGCGCTCGCAAAGGAAGCGCTCCTCGAACCACTTGGAGAGATGACGGCCTTCGAACAGGAGATCTATAACGCGGTAAACGCCCTCGGGATCGGCCCGATGGGCCTCGGCGGGAAGACGACCTGTCTCGGCGTGCGGATACGAAAAGGAGGGTGCCACACAGCATCACTCCCTGTTGCCCTAAATGTCCAGTGCTGGGCGGCCCGGCGGGCGACGGTGGAGGTGCAGTATCCATGA
- a CDS encoding methionine adenosyltransferase translates to MVRNIAVETLSETPLNRQKLELAERKCIGHPDSLADGIAEAVSQALSRAYLDECGAVLHHNTDQGEIVAGESLPRFGGGVVTRPMYVLLTGRATKTFDGVTVPTDAIALEAARNYLSETLEYLNMNKDVIVDCRMGAGSSDLRDVFRACEEKHLPHANDTSFGVGHAPFSDLETVILAVSEHLDGVYRPKNPIIGTDIKIMGLRQEEEMNLTLCVPMIDRFCADMNDYIEAVTKVGEEVHRVASGITDRKVTVDINTGDNYEKEDAIFLTVTGTSAEMGDDGSVGRGNRANGLITPHRPMSMEATSGKNPINHIGKIYNLLSTEMAQQCAQEIDGIEDLYIRLLSQIGRPIDQPLIAGAQFVAAKGADEAAISRGIEEIIDAGLENITSITERVIRGEMKTF, encoded by the coding sequence ATGGTACGTAATATTGCAGTTGAGACACTCAGCGAAACACCGCTTAACAGACAGAAGCTGGAACTTGCAGAACGCAAATGTATCGGCCACCCGGACAGCCTTGCAGACGGGATCGCAGAAGCGGTCTCACAGGCACTCTCACGGGCATATCTGGATGAATGCGGTGCTGTCCTCCACCACAACACCGACCAGGGCGAGATTGTGGCAGGGGAGTCGCTCCCACGGTTCGGTGGCGGTGTTGTCACCCGACCGATGTATGTACTGCTCACCGGGCGTGCCACAAAGACCTTTGACGGCGTGACCGTACCCACCGACGCCATTGCACTTGAGGCCGCACGAAATTACCTCTCAGAAACTTTGGAATACCTCAACATGAACAAGGATGTCATCGTTGACTGCCGTATGGGAGCAGGATCCTCTGATCTCCGGGATGTATTCCGTGCCTGCGAGGAGAAACATCTCCCGCACGCAAACGACACCTCCTTTGGTGTGGGACATGCACCGTTCTCCGATCTGGAAACGGTCATTCTTGCCGTGAGCGAACACCTCGACGGCGTATACCGCCCCAAAAACCCGATCATCGGAACCGACATCAAGATCATGGGCCTGCGGCAGGAAGAGGAGATGAACCTCACCCTCTGTGTACCCATGATCGACCGGTTCTGTGCCGACATGAACGACTACATTGAGGCAGTCACCAAAGTCGGTGAAGAAGTGCATCGTGTCGCATCCGGTATTACCGACCGAAAGGTCACCGTGGACATCAACACCGGCGACAACTACGAAAAGGAGGATGCCATCTTCCTGACCGTGACCGGCACCTCTGCTGAAATGGGTGACGACGGATCGGTGGGCCGTGGCAACCGTGCAAACGGTCTTATCACCCCGCACCGCCCCATGAGCATGGAAGCGACCAGCGGAAAGAACCCGATAAACCATATCGGAAAGATCTACAACCTCCTTTCGACCGAAATGGCACAGCAGTGTGCGCAGGAGATTGACGGCATCGAGGACCTCTACATCAGACTCCTCTCCCAGATCGGCCGGCCGATTGACCAGCCGCTCATCGCAGGCGCACAGTTTGTGGCGGCAAAGGGGGCCGACGAGGCAGCCATCAGCCGCGGTATCGAAGAGATCATCGATGCAGGTCTTGAGAATATCACTTCAATCACCGAACGTGTCATCCGCGGTGAGATGAAGACCTTCTAA
- a CDS encoding succinate--CoA ligase subunit beta, translating to MKLLEFEAKEIFSKNGIPIPDGVVIRSPDELRRLLDGFTDEVVVKSQVDVGGRGKAGGIIITRKADAVEAATHLFSFPIKGLIPKAILVEEKLPIEHEYYVSITIDRTTRQPMILFAETGGVDIEETARTRPDALRRAGFSPLLSDVPGFLMRQILGDAPKELGPVINNLYKAFCASDALLAEINPLVTTSRGVFAADAKLIVDDNALARQGITANRDLTPREREAEENGFSYVELDGSIGVIGNGAGLTMSTLDLIAHYNGKAANFLDVGGGAGRERVMKAVRLVAGMPDVKVIVVNLLGGITRCDEVARGIIDAGIDQLVITRLAGTNEEEGRALLAKNGYQMLDTMEDVVKEAVKEAAA from the coding sequence ATGAAACTCCTTGAATTTGAAGCAAAAGAGATATTCAGCAAGAACGGGATCCCGATCCCGGACGGTGTGGTAATCAGAAGCCCGGATGAACTCCGGCGTCTCCTGGACGGATTCACGGACGAAGTCGTGGTCAAATCGCAGGTAGACGTCGGGGGACGGGGAAAAGCAGGCGGCATCATCATCACCCGGAAGGCAGATGCGGTCGAAGCGGCCACCCATCTCTTTTCCTTCCCGATCAAGGGCCTTATCCCGAAGGCCATCCTTGTGGAAGAGAAACTCCCGATTGAACACGAATACTATGTAAGCATCACGATTGACCGGACGACCCGCCAGCCCATGATTCTCTTTGCGGAGACCGGCGGCGTGGACATCGAAGAGACGGCACGGACCAGACCGGACGCTCTCCGGCGTGCCGGGTTCTCACCCCTGCTCTCTGACGTGCCGGGATTTCTGATGCGGCAGATACTGGGAGACGCCCCGAAAGAACTCGGGCCGGTCATCAACAATCTCTACAAGGCGTTCTGCGCCTCAGACGCGCTCCTCGCAGAGATCAACCCCCTCGTGACAACCTCACGGGGAGTCTTTGCCGCAGACGCAAAACTCATCGTCGACGACAATGCCCTCGCACGACAGGGTATCACTGCAAACCGCGACCTGACGCCACGGGAGCGGGAGGCCGAGGAGAACGGATTCTCCTACGTCGAGCTGGACGGCTCGATTGGCGTCATCGGAAACGGTGCGGGCCTCACGATGTCCACGCTTGACCTTATCGCACACTACAACGGCAAGGCGGCAAACTTCCTCGATGTCGGTGGCGGTGCCGGACGGGAGCGGGTCATGAAGGCCGTCCGTCTGGTGGCGGGCATGCCGGATGTGAAAGTCATCGTGGTCAACCTCCTCGGCGGCATCACCCGGTGCGATGAAGTGGCACGCGGCATCATCGACGCAGGCATCGACCAGCTCGTCATCACCCGCCTTGCGGGAACGAACGAAGAGGAGGGACGCGCCCTCCTTGCGAAGAACGGATACCAGATGCTCGACACCATGGAAGATGTGGTCAAAGAGGCAGTAAAGGAGGCAGCAGCATGA
- a CDS encoding 2-oxoacid:acceptor oxidoreductase subunit alpha, with amino-acid sequence MSKIEFMQGNRACCEGALAAGCNFFGGYPITPSTEVAELMALKLPKAGGTFIQMEDEIASMGAIIGASWTGARSMTATSGPGFSLMMENIGYAVMTETPCVIVNIQRGGPSTGQPTMSAQGDMMQCRFGSHGDMATIAVVPSTVQEMYELTAKAFNLADRFRVPTFVMSDETIGHMRERIIIPDKVDIVPRKPLQEGKLPFEADENGVPGFAKFGSGHRVHVTGLTHDERGYPDTTDPDVHAKLVKRLYNKVESKRHEIADYDAVNTDAETVFVTYGPGARTVRQVLHDHPNEEIGHLNLRIVWPFPEDTLKLFPNAKTFIVPELNLGQMVREVARHTTGEKVVSMPKIGGYIHTPDELYAAVEAEK; translated from the coding sequence TTGAGCAAAATTGAGTTCATGCAGGGAAACCGAGCCTGCTGTGAGGGTGCTCTTGCCGCAGGATGCAATTTCTTCGGGGGATACCCGATTACCCCATCAACCGAAGTTGCAGAGCTGATGGCACTGAAGCTCCCGAAGGCGGGAGGGACCTTCATCCAGATGGAAGACGAGATCGCAAGCATGGGGGCCATCATCGGCGCCTCGTGGACCGGTGCACGCTCCATGACCGCCACGTCCGGGCCGGGATTCTCCCTTATGATGGAGAACATCGGCTATGCGGTGATGACGGAGACACCGTGTGTCATCGTCAACATCCAGCGGGGCGGCCCCTCCACCGGACAGCCGACGATGTCCGCACAGGGAGACATGATGCAGTGCCGGTTCGGTTCACACGGTGATATGGCAACGATTGCCGTTGTCCCCTCGACGGTGCAGGAGATGTATGAACTGACAGCAAAGGCGTTCAATCTCGCCGACCGGTTCCGTGTCCCCACCTTTGTGATGTCGGATGAGACCATCGGCCACATGCGTGAGCGGATCATCATCCCCGACAAGGTCGACATCGTGCCCCGAAAACCGCTTCAGGAGGGGAAACTCCCCTTTGAAGCAGATGAGAACGGGGTCCCCGGATTTGCGAAGTTCGGCAGCGGCCACCGGGTGCATGTCACCGGCCTGACACACGATGAACGCGGGTACCCGGATACAACCGACCCCGACGTCCACGCGAAACTGGTGAAGCGCCTCTACAACAAGGTGGAGTCCAAACGCCACGAGATTGCCGACTATGACGCGGTCAACACCGATGCGGAGACCGTCTTTGTCACCTACGGACCCGGTGCCAGGACGGTCCGGCAGGTCCTGCACGACCACCCCAACGAGGAGATCGGCCATCTCAACCTGAGAATTGTCTGGCCGTTCCCCGAGGACACCCTGAAGCTCTTCCCCAATGCAAAGACCTTCATCGTGCCGGAACTGAACCTCGGCCAGATGGTACGCGAGGTCGCCCGCCACACAACGGGTGAAAAGGTCGTCTCCATGCCGAAGATCGGCGGCTACATTCACACGCCGGATGAACTCTACGCAGCCGTGGAGGCAGAGAAATGA
- a CDS encoding thiamine pyrophosphate-dependent enzyme — protein MTTRVFEKWYREDRLPHIFCTGCGNGTVMNCAIKAVDMMQWEIDDTVFISGIGCSSRAPGYISTDSLHTTHGRALAFATGVKMANPDLNVVVFTGDGDLSAIGGNHFIHACRRNIDMTVICMNNMIYGMTGGQGSPCTPVGKISTTTPYGATEPVFDLADLAVAAGASHVARWTSYHTKELTKAIETGLATEGLSFIEAMVQCPTAYGRRNKLRQVTDQVEWMRTHAILLQKARRMEQEGKPIPEEHFTVGEFIHRQRPAMGVRR, from the coding sequence ATGACCACCAGAGTCTTTGAGAAGTGGTACCGCGAAGACCGCCTCCCCCATATCTTCTGCACCGGGTGCGGCAACGGCACCGTGATGAACTGTGCCATCAAGGCGGTGGACATGATGCAGTGGGAGATCGACGACACGGTATTTATCTCCGGTATCGGCTGTTCATCCCGTGCACCGGGATACATATCGACAGACTCCCTGCACACCACCCACGGGAGAGCACTTGCCTTTGCGACCGGTGTGAAGATGGCGAATCCCGATCTCAATGTCGTGGTCTTCACCGGAGACGGTGACCTCTCTGCAATCGGCGGCAATCACTTCATTCATGCATGCAGACGGAATATCGACATGACCGTCATCTGCATGAACAATATGATCTACGGCATGACCGGCGGACAGGGAAGCCCCTGCACTCCCGTCGGGAAGATCTCCACGACCACCCCCTACGGAGCAACAGAACCCGTCTTTGACCTCGCAGACCTTGCGGTTGCGGCCGGGGCAAGCCATGTGGCACGGTGGACGTCCTACCACACAAAGGAACTGACCAAAGCGATCGAGACCGGCCTTGCGACCGAAGGACTCTCGTTTATCGAGGCAATGGTCCAGTGCCCGACGGCATACGGCAGGAGAAACAAACTCCGGCAGGTGACAGACCAGGTGGAGTGGATGCGTACGCATGCCATCCTCCTCCAGAAGGCACGCCGGATGGAGCAGGAAGGAAAACCAATCCCCGAGGAACACTTCACGGTCGGTGAATTTATCCACCGGCAGCGCCCGGCAATGGGGGTGCGCAGATGA
- a CDS encoding DNA integrity scanning protein DisA nucleotide-binding domain protein, which yields MTTTMLNAAAALAEEVGAKAIVSFIEPVEFTCDIPVIWVQDMQLDVLRDLTMHDILEISERHLHDAAVQIYITQKYESGKVVGVFPYAILVYDINQEKEFISVKEFDDIVPRDVMTAVLQLALEIAVEGREGRSIGTAFIIGNTEEIYTHSHSAIINPYQGHRKEVRDITNRNNWESVKEFAQLDGVFVVDTTGSIQSAGRYIDVKGDDLSLPPGMGGRHRATASLTRIIPAVGVTISESGGMVRVFRNGECWLTVRSDVRIKN from the coding sequence ATGACCACGACGATGCTGAACGCAGCGGCGGCACTTGCAGAAGAGGTCGGCGCAAAGGCAATTGTCTCCTTTATCGAACCGGTGGAGTTCACCTGTGACATCCCCGTCATATGGGTGCAGGATATGCAGCTTGATGTCCTGCGTGACCTCACGATGCACGACATCCTTGAGATCTCCGAGCGGCACCTGCATGATGCCGCCGTCCAGATCTATATCACCCAGAAGTATGAATCGGGCAAAGTGGTCGGCGTCTTCCCGTATGCGATCCTTGTCTATGACATCAACCAGGAGAAGGAGTTCATCAGCGTCAAGGAGTTCGATGATATTGTCCCGCGGGACGTGATGACCGCGGTCCTGCAGCTGGCCCTTGAGATAGCGGTCGAAGGCCGGGAAGGCAGATCAATTGGTACCGCGTTTATCATCGGCAACACGGAGGAGATCTACACTCACTCCCACTCCGCCATCATCAACCCCTACCAGGGACACCGGAAGGAAGTCCGGGATATCACCAACCGCAACAACTGGGAAAGCGTCAAGGAGTTCGCCCAGTTGGACGGGGTCTTTGTCGTGGACACGACAGGCTCCATCCAGTCCGCCGGCCGGTATATCGATGTCAAAGGAGACGACCTGAGCCTCCCCCCTGGCATGGGCGGGAGGCACCGGGCAACCGCATCCCTCACCCGCATCATCCCCGCCGTGGGAGTCACCATATCAGAGAGCGGCGGCATGGTCCGGGTATTCCGGAACGGCGAATGCTGGCTGACCGTCCGCTCAGACGTCAGAATTAAAAACTAA
- a CDS encoding ABC transporter ATP-binding protein: MAIVSVEQVTKVFARDEGEPTVALKDINLDIEEKEFICIVGASGCGKTTLLRIIAGLETATEGTIRLNGTPIEGTDTDRGMVFQEYSLFPWKSVIDNIAFGLEMRGIPKTERREKAEKYLKIIRMEQFRDAYPHELSGGMRQRVAIARALANEPKVLLMDEPFGALDAQTRNVMQRELLEIWEETQKTVIFVTHSVDEAVFLADRIVILSPRPGKIEEVITVDLPRMRDRTAQQFAEMRKHILKSMEDSASIR, encoded by the coding sequence ATGGCAATAGTTTCTGTAGAACAGGTAACCAAGGTCTTTGCACGCGACGAAGGGGAACCGACGGTCGCCCTTAAAGATATCAATCTGGATATCGAGGAGAAGGAGTTCATCTGTATCGTCGGCGCCTCAGGGTGCGGGAAGACCACCCTCCTGCGGATCATCGCAGGGCTGGAGACCGCAACGGAGGGCACCATCCGCCTCAACGGGACACCTATCGAAGGGACGGATACTGACCGGGGCATGGTCTTTCAGGAATACTCCCTCTTCCCGTGGAAGAGTGTCATCGACAACATCGCATTCGGTCTTGAGATGCGGGGCATCCCAAAGACAGAGCGCAGGGAGAAAGCAGAAAAATACCTGAAGATCATCCGGATGGAGCAGTTCCGGGACGCATACCCACATGAACTCTCCGGCGGCATGCGCCAGCGTGTCGCCATCGCACGGGCCCTTGCAAACGAACCGAAAGTCCTTCTCATGGACGAACCCTTCGGCGCACTGGATGCCCAGACGCGCAATGTGATGCAGCGCGAGCTTCTGGAGATCTGGGAAGAGACCCAGAAGACCGTCATCTTTGTCACGCACAGCGTTGATGAAGCAGTCTTCCTCGCCGATCGCATCGTTATCCTGAGCCCCCGACCGGGGAAAATTGAAGAGGTCATCACAGTGGATCTGCCACGTATGCGTGACCGTACCGCACAACAATTTGCCGAAATGCGCAAACACATCCTGAAATCAATGGAGGATAGCGCATCCATTCGGTAA
- a CDS encoding 4Fe-4S dicluster domain-containing protein yields the protein MKLIIDERRCKGCNLCTTVCPYNIFQEGRKLNERGIIVPILDRPERCTNCRLRKLYGRQLCGACQMICPDQAIYWVEEDPYSEESVVIEF from the coding sequence ATGAAACTGATAATCGATGAACGGAGGTGCAAAGGGTGCAACCTCTGCACCACCGTCTGCCCATACAATATATTTCAGGAAGGCAGAAAACTCAACGAACGGGGAATTATTGTTCCCATCCTTGACCGCCCGGAACGGTGCACCAACTGCCGCCTCAGAAAACTCTATGGGAGGCAGTTATGCGGCGCATGCCAGATGATCTGCCCGGATCAGGCAATTTACTGGGTTGAAGAAGACCCTTATTCTGAAGAAAGCGTGGTGATTGAGTTTTGA
- a CDS encoding 2-oxoacid:ferredoxin oxidoreductase subunit gamma codes for MRHEVLFSGFGGQGVILSAVILGRAAALYSNKYAVQTQVYGPEARGGASMSADVIDDEPILYPKVTTPDIYVIMSQQGFEKYGATAPEDALMLVDSELVLSRPACTCIEIPATTEAKENLGRVIVANIVMLGALVTATGVVSEDAIEQAVLDSVPKGTEDLNLAALHRGFELGRQ; via the coding sequence ATGAGGCACGAAGTCCTCTTCTCCGGATTCGGAGGGCAGGGAGTGATCCTCTCGGCGGTCATTCTCGGGCGGGCGGCGGCCCTCTACAGCAATAAATACGCGGTGCAGACTCAGGTCTACGGGCCGGAGGCACGGGGCGGTGCGTCGATGAGTGCAGACGTCATTGACGACGAACCCATCCTCTACCCGAAGGTCACCACACCGGACATCTATGTGATCATGTCCCAGCAGGGCTTTGAGAAGTACGGGGCAACCGCCCCGGAGGACGCCCTCATGCTGGTGGACTCAGAACTGGTGCTCTCCCGCCCGGCGTGCACCTGTATCGAAATCCCCGCCACCACCGAGGCCAAAGAGAACCTGGGCCGGGTCATCGTCGCAAATATTGTAATGCTCGGCGCCCTCGTGACCGCCACCGGTGTGGTATCAGAGGACGCCATTGAACAGGCGGTCCTTGACAGTGTCCCGAAAGGAACCGAGGACCTGAACCTCGCAGCCCTTCACCGCGGATTTGAACTGGGAAGACAATAA
- the hisG gene encoding ATP phosphoribosyltransferase: protein MTDETREHLRLAIPNKGRISDPIIELLEKGGLHLHSSSSRKLIAPTCDPAVEVLFARPIDIPEYVANGAADLGITGRDMVGERGSPVTEILDLKMGGATLVLAVPEESGIRTAADLEGKRIATEFPHITEGFFRERGVNVDFFPVGGACEATPYLGVADAIVDLTSSGTTLKTNHLIIIEEILRSTTILIGNNTAMEQRRDKIDEITLALDSVISARGKCYLMMNVHRDSLDEVSEVLPGLGGPTVMDVASDGSLVAVHAVVDEERVYQLITRLRNAGAKDILVMPIDRLIR, encoded by the coding sequence ATGACAGACGAGACACGAGAGCACCTACGGCTGGCCATCCCGAACAAAGGACGCATATCTGACCCCATTATCGAACTCCTGGAAAAGGGCGGACTCCATCTCCATAGTTCATCCAGCCGCAAGCTCATCGCACCGACATGTGACCCGGCTGTCGAAGTGCTCTTTGCCCGGCCGATAGACATTCCCGAATACGTGGCGAATGGTGCGGCAGATCTGGGGATCACCGGGCGTGACATGGTCGGGGAACGCGGATCACCGGTGACAGAGATTCTGGACCTGAAGATGGGCGGTGCAACCCTTGTTCTCGCGGTCCCGGAGGAGTCCGGTATCCGGACAGCTGCTGACCTTGAAGGCAAGCGGATTGCAACGGAGTTCCCCCACATCACAGAGGGATTCTTCCGGGAACGGGGAGTAAATGTGGATTTCTTCCCGGTCGGCGGTGCCTGTGAGGCAACACCCTATCTCGGGGTGGCGGACGCCATTGTCGATCTGACGAGTTCCGGGACGACCCTGAAGACCAACCACCTGATCATCATTGAAGAGATCCTCCGGTCAACGACCATTCTCATCGGGAACAATACCGCCATGGAACAACGGCGGGACAAGATTGATGAGATCACCCTTGCCCTCGACAGTGTCATCTCCGCCCGCGGCAAGTGTTACCTGATGATGAACGTACACCGCGACTCCCTGGATGAAGTGAGTGAAGTGCTGCCGGGTCTCGGCGGACCGACGGTCATGGACGTCGCATCAGACGGCAGTCTCGTTGCGGTTCATGCCGTGGTGGATGAGGAACGGGTATACCAGCTCATCACCCGTCTCAGGAACGCCGGTGCAAAAGATATCCTTGTCATGCCGATCGACCGGCTGATCCGGTGA
- a CDS encoding FumA C-terminus/TtdB family hydratase beta subunit, which translates to MTTLTTPLGDEVLALKAGDRVTLSGMIYTARDEAHLRMQEAGIPFDPKGAAVYHCGPVVKEGKIIAAGPTTSARMNELSGFLLDAGVRALIGKGGMGDTVREELRGRGVYLAFTGGCAALAASRMTLKGVFFEDLGMPEAVWAIECRELPLTVAIDAEGNDLFRDVRLRAQRAFDEMF; encoded by the coding sequence ATGACCACCCTCACAACCCCGCTGGGCGACGAGGTGCTCGCCCTCAAAGCAGGGGACAGAGTCACCCTCTCCGGAATGATCTATACCGCCCGCGACGAGGCGCACCTCCGTATGCAGGAGGCAGGCATCCCCTTTGACCCGAAGGGGGCGGCCGTCTACCACTGCGGACCGGTGGTGAAGGAGGGCAAAATCATCGCCGCGGGCCCCACCACCAGTGCACGGATGAACGAACTCTCTGGATTCCTCCTCGATGCCGGTGTGCGGGCACTCATCGGCAAGGGCGGTATGGGCGACACCGTGCGGGAAGAACTCCGGGGCAGGGGTGTCTATCTCGCCTTCACCGGCGGGTGTGCGGCCCTTGCAGCCTCACGGATGACCCTGAAAGGCGTGTTCTTCGAAGATTTGGGGATGCCTGAGGCCGTCTGGGCCATCGAGTGCAGAGAGCTCCCCCTGACCGTTGCAATCGACGCGGAGGGAAATGATCTCTTCCGTGACGTCCGCCTCCGTGCCCAGAGAGCATTTGACGAAATGTTCTGA
- a CDS encoding 50S ribosomal protein L16 produces MVRKPAKMYRSVTKRAYTRRKYMGGVPGSKIVQFDMGNLKTDFPVAVSIQVDERCQIRHTAMEAARVNMNRKLIKDIGRMNFHLKLRTYPHHVLRENKQATGAGADRVSEGMRSAFGKAVSTAARVEANQKVFTCYTTEANAEKVKNIMKHGIYKLPSPGRIVIEKKN; encoded by the coding sequence ATGGTCCGAAAACCCGCCAAAATGTACAGATCTGTCACAAAAAGGGCATACACACGCCGGAAATATATGGGCGGTGTCCCAGGAAGCAAAATTGTGCAGTTCGATATGGGCAACCTGAAAACCGATTTCCCGGTTGCCGTCTCAATACAGGTCGATGAAAGATGCCAGATTCGCCACACTGCGATGGAAGCGGCCCGTGTTAACATGAACAGGAAGCTGATCAAGGATATCGGCAGAATGAACTTCCACCTAAAGCTGCGCACCTACCCGCACCACGTTCTCCGTGAGAACAAGCAGGCAACCGGCGCCGGTGCTGACCGTGTCTCAGAAGGAATGAGATCAGCATTCGGTAAGGCAGTAAGCACAGCGGCACGTGTCGAGGCAAACCAGAAGGTCTTTACCTGTTATACCACAGAGGCAAACGCTGAGAAGGTAAAGAACATTATGAAGCACGGCATCTACAAACTGCCGTCTCCTGGCAGAATTGTCATCGAAAAGAAGAACTAA